Proteins encoded together in one Oncorhynchus mykiss isolate Arlee chromosome 7, USDA_OmykA_1.1, whole genome shotgun sequence window:
- the uroc1 gene encoding urocanate hydratase has product MSNLKELCSGLPLDPMPSNRGRDPSVPHAPVRTPNLTPEEERLALRNALRYFPPSHHNILAAEFAQELRQYGHIYMYRFCPRIHMRAYPIDQYPCRTRQAASIMLMIMNNLDHAVAQFPQELVTYGGNGQVFSNWAQFRLVMYYLSEMTEEQTLVMYSGHPAGLFPSLPSSPRAIITNGMVIPNYSSREQYEKMFALGVSMYGQMTAGSYCYIGPQGIVHGTMLTVLNAGRRYLGSDDLRGRVLVTSGLGGMSGAQAKAAVIAGCVGVIAEVDEVPLRKRHEQGWLMEVTSDIEHCIQRIREAKRSKTPLSLGYHGNVVDLWERLLTEYERTGELLVDLGSDQTSLHNPFSGGYYPAQLSLQQANQLMATDPARFKTVVHESLCRQVAAINKLSEAGMFFWDYGNAFLLEAQRAGAEVEKEGGGATEFRYPSYVQDIMGDIFSLGFGPFRWVCTSGDPHDLTLTDDIAATVLEEISANVTERVRQQYNDNIRWIREAGKHRMVVGSQARILYSDQKGRVCIALAINQAIADRRVSAPVVISRDHHDVSGTDSPFRETSNVYDGSAFCADMAVQNFVGDAFRGATWVSLHNGGGVGWGEVMNGGFGLLLDGTEEAAKRASLMLNWDVSNGVARRCWSGNSNAYETIQRTMEEQRQLRVTMPYPVQDEDVLDRALQG; this is encoded by the exons CTAGCCCTGAGGAATGCCCTGCGCTACTTTCCCCCCTCCCACCACAACATCCTGGCTGCTGAATTCGCCCAGGAGCTCAGGCAGTATGGACACATCTACATGTACCGCTTCTGTCCCCGCATACATATGAG GGCCTACCCTATAGATCAGTACCCCTGTCGTACACGCCAAGCTGCCTCCATCATGCTCATGATCATGAACAACCTGGACCATGCAGTTGCCCAG TTTCCCCAGGAGCTGGTTACCTATGGGGGAAATGGACAGGTGTTCAGTAATTGGGCCCAG ttccGCCTGGTGATGTACTACCTGAGTGAGATGACAGAGGAGCAGACTCTGGTCATGTACAGTGGTCATCCAGCGGGGCTGTTCCCCAGCCTGCCCTCCTCCCCCCGCGCTATCATTACCAACGGCATG gTCATTCCAAACTATTCCTCCAGAGAGCAGTATGAGAAGATGTTTGCTTTGGGTGTATCAAT GTATGGTCAGATGACTGCTGGTAGCTACTGCTACATTGGGCCTCAGGGGATTGTCCATGGCACCATG cTGACAGTGTTGAATGCAGGGCGGAGGTATCTGGGGTCTGATGACCTGAGGGGCCGGGTGTTGGTGACATCGGGGCTGGGGGGCATGAGCGGGGCACAGGCCAAGGCTGCTGTCATCGCTGGCTGTGTGGGGGTCATTGCCGAG GTAGATGAGGTGCCCCTGAGGAAGAGACATGAGCAAGGCTGGTTAATGGAGGTCACCAGTGACATAGAACACTGCATCCAACGCATTAG AGAAGCCAAGAGATCCAAGACTCCCCTCAGCTTGGGTTACCATGGCAATGTTGTGGACTTATG GGAGCGTCTGTTGACGGAGtatgagaggacaggagagctGCTGGTGGACCTGGGCTCAGACCAGACCTCCCTCCACAACCCCTTCAGTGGAGGGTACTACCCAGCTCAGCTCAGCCTCCAACAGGCCAACCAGCTCATGGCCACAGACCCAGCACGCTTCAAAACCGTGGTCCATGAGAG cCTTTGTAGACAGGTAGCTGCCATCAACAAGCTGTCTGAGGCAGGGATGTTCTTCTGGGACTATGGAAACGCCTTCCTCCTGGAGGCCCAGAGAGCAG gagcggaggtagagaaggagggaggcggAGCGACAGAGTTCCGCTACCCATCCTATGTCCAAGACATCATGGG TGACATCTTCTCCCTGGGCTTTGGACCATTCCGCTGGGTCTGCACCTCCGGTGACCCTCATGACCTGACACTGACTGATGACATCGCCGCCACTGTCCTGGAGGAGATCAGCGCCAATGTGACTGAGCGTGTGCGACAGCAGTACAACGACAACATCCGCTGGATCCGTGAGGCCGGAAAACACAGGATG gtGGTGGGCTCCCAAGCCAGAATCCTCTACTCAGACCAGAAAGGCCGTGTGTGTATTGCCTTGGCCATCAATCAAGCTATTGCTGATAGGAGAGTTTCG GCTCCTGTGGTCATCAGTAGAGACCACCATGACGTTAGTGGAACAGACAGTCCCTTCAGAGAGACCTCCAATGTGTACGACGGCTCTGCCTTCTGTGCAG ACATGGCGGTCCAGAACTTTGTAGGCGATGCATTCAGAGGAGCCACCTGGGTGTCCCTGCACAACGGTGGAGGGGTCGGCTG ggGTGAGGTGATGAACGGAGGGTTTGGTCTGCTCCTGGACGGGACGGAGGAGGCAGCGAAGAGAGCCAGTCTGATGCTCAACTGGGACGTCTCTAACGGG GTGGCTCGTCGATGCTGGTCGGGGAACTCCAACGCCTATGAGACCATCCAGCGTACCATGGAGGAGCAAAGGCAGCTTCGCGTCACGATGCCCTACCCTGTGCAGGACGAAGATGTGTTAGACAGGGCCCTGCAGGGCTAG
- the LOC110528145 gene encoding uncharacterized protein LOC110528145 encodes MPGYRHGVYGGRGAVQWHSGQRGPGFHRERLCGFPPFYSNTGQAISPGMKQRIRMGQYNFPNPEWAEVSEEGGDDQCSVHHACGL; translated from the exons ATGCCTGGTTATCGTCATGGAGTG TATGGAGGGAGGGGAGCTGTTCagtggcattcaggccaaaggggacCAGGCTTTCACAGAGAGAG GCTGTGTGGATTCCCTCCGTTCTACTCTAACACGGGCCAGGCCATCTCTCCAGGGATGAAGCAGAGGATCAGGATGGGCCAGTACAACTTCCCTAACCCTGAGTGGGCCGAAGTGTCGGAGGAAG GAGGAGATGACCAGTGCTCTGTCCACCATGCGTGTGGACTATGA